A genomic window from Nicotiana sylvestris chromosome 11, ASM39365v2, whole genome shotgun sequence includes:
- the LOC138881563 gene encoding uncharacterized protein, translated as MKAQALVDHLAENPVDDKYHPLSTYFPDEEVNSVEAISEDTNAWKMFFDGDVNAKGIGIGVVLISPTDQHYPAIARLQFFCTNNTAKYEACIMGMNMAIDQDAKELLIMVDSDLIIRQAQGEWETQDVKLIPYRQHVEDLSKQFKSVEFRYIPRFHNELADALATLASMLPYPGNVHIDPLEIQIRERHGYCSAVEIEPDVQPWYHDIKRFLKIKEYPEQASGDQKGTIRRLVSGFFLSGEVLYKRTPHLNLLKCVDAQEAERIMNEVHVGVCGPRMNGYVLANKTLRAGYYWMTMEKDCFSFV; from the coding sequence ATGAAAGCTCAAGCTTTAGTGGATCACCTAGCTGAAAATCCTGTTGATGATAAATATCATCCTTTAAGTACTTACTTTCCGGAcgaggaagtaaattcagttgaggcaatCTCAGAAGACACCAacgcttggaaaatgttcttcgatggagatGTGAATGCAAAAGGTATCGGGATTGGGGTAGTTTTGATCTCACCCACCGATCAGCACTATCCGGCCATAGCCCGACTTCAGTTTTTTTGCACGAACAACACTGccaagtatgaagcctgcattatgggcatgaacatggcaatcgaccaagatgcgaaagaattgttaatcatggtaGATTCAGACTTGATTATTCGACAagctcagggagaatgggaaactcaggatgtcaagcttattccatacaggcaacatgtggaagatcttagcaagcaGTTCAAATCcgtcgagttcaggtacatccctcggTTTCACAATGAGTTGGCTGATGCACTAGccactttggcctcgatgctaccatatccaggcaatgtccacattgacccATTGGAAATCCAAATTCGAGAAAGACATGGTTATTGCAGCGCAGTTGAAATAGAGCCTgatgttcagccatggtatcatgatatcaaaagattcttgaaaataaaagaatatcccgagcaagctaGTGGAGACCAAAAAGGAACTATTAGAAGGCTTGTCAGTGGCttcttcttgagcggagaggtcttgtacaaaaggactccacaTCTGAACCTTTTAAAATGCGTGGATGCCCAAGAGGCCGAAAGAATCATGAATGAAGTGCACGTAGGAGTGTGTGGTCCCCGCATGAATGGGTACGTCCTTGCAAATAAAACCCTTCGAGcaggctattactggatgactatggaaaaggattgctttagttttgtctga